Proteins co-encoded in one Nicotiana sylvestris chromosome 7, ASM39365v2, whole genome shotgun sequence genomic window:
- the LOC104216932 gene encoding uncharacterized protein, producing the protein MGTTISVQCLLTVLVQLLLLSVFRSVESSIHIYDRDPFREVGNAYLVSGGSEGVAASRFIPPPRRSFRSSAHDGLSYIRFDNITFWRSKAAANRNPTMAYNSGLVQIIIFGAADRDNIGGSPYGGQRSICCTADLAKLEGCKQGEVIRTPSATDANWPMVLNVNFRGRQLSAQLKKKEVYIKKTGMYNLFFISCDPKLKGMKVSGRTVWKNPEGYLPGRMSPLMKFYAIMTVTYILLAGIWCLQYVRYRQDVLPLQYCITGVIALGLLEMIFWYFDYAYFNNTGTRPVGLTTWVVIIGAIRRTFSRLLILSISMGYGVVRPTLGGLTTKVLLLGITYFVASILLNITEYVGTINDIAGRAKVLLVLPDALLDAFLILWIFTSLSKTLEQLQAKRSSVKLDIYRQFSNALAITVIASVAWIGYEVYFKATDPFNERWQGGWIITAFWDILAFGLLCVICYLWAPSQSSQRYAYSDVRGEEDDEETESLCKETPKGDISLIKMDRKEGSDSSDVEDDIQEGKRE; encoded by the exons ATGGGCACTACTATTTCAGTTCAATGCTTACTCACTGTACTAGTACAGCTACTATTACTATCAGTCTTCAGATCAGTAGAATCCTCAATTCACATCTACGACAGAGATCCGTTTAGAGAAGTCGGAAATGCTTACCTTGTTTCCGGCGGCAGTGAAGGCGTCGCCGCCTCTCGCTTCATTCCTCCGCCGCGTCGCTCATTTCGATCCTCTGCCCACGACGGACTGTCTTATATCAG GTTTGATAATATCACATTTTGGAGGAGCAAAGCAGCTGCAAACCGGAATCCAACTATGGCATATAATAGTGGGTTAGTTCAGATCATAATATTTGGGGCTGCAGACCGTGACAATATTGGTGGTTCACCATATGGTGGACAAAGGTCCATTTGTTGCACCGCTGATCTTGCTAAACTTGAAGGTTGCAAACAAGGGGAAGTCATTAGAACACCTTCAGCAACAGATGCTAATTGGCCGATGGTGTTGAATGTTAACTTTAGAGGAAGGCAGTTATCAGCCCAATTGAAGAAGAAGGAGGTTTACATAAAAAAGACTGGGATGTATAACCTCTTCTTCATCTCATGTGATCCTAAGCTTAAGGGAATGAAGGTGTCTGGAAGGACAGTGTGGAAAAATCCCGAGGGATATTTGCCTGGTCGAATGTCACCCCTAATGAAGTTTTATGCTATAATGACCGTAACATATATACTTCTCGCTGGAATCTGGTGTCTTCAGTATGTCAGATACCGGCAGGACGTTCTGCCGCTCCAATACTGCATCACTGGGGTTATTGCCCTTGGGTTATTGGAAATGATATTTTGGTACTTTGATTATGCTTATTTCAACAATACTGGTACAAGGCCTGTGGGACTCACGACTTGGGTTGTTATAATTGGAGCTATAAGGAGAACTTTTTCACGCCTTCTTATTCTTTCTATCTCAATGGGATATGGTGTTGTTCGTCCTACCCTTGGTGGTCTCACCACAAAGGTGCTCCTTCTTGGAATAACTTATTTTGTGGCATCTATACTGCTAAACATTACCGAATACGTTGGTACAATAAATGACATTGCAGGGCGAGCAAAAGTCCTGTTGGTTCTTCCTGATGCATTGTTAGATGCATTTTTGATCTTATGGATTTTCACTTCTCTTTCCAAGACACTGGAGCAGCTTCAG GCAAAGAGGAGTTCTGTGAAGTTGGATATTTACAGACAATTTTCAAATGCATTAGCAATCACTGTCATTGCTTCAGTTGCATGGATAGGATACGAG GTTTACTTCAAAGCAACAGATCCCTTCAATGAGAGGTGGCAGGGAGGTTGGATCATCACTGCTTTCTGGGATATTCTTGCATTTGGACTGCTGTGTGTCATCTGCTACCTATGGGCACCATCTCAGAGCTCACAACG TTATGCCTACTCTGATGTGAGGGGTGAAGAGGACGACGAAGAAACTGAATCCTTATGCAAAGAAACTCCAAAAGGTGACATCAGTCTTATCAAAATGGATAGGAAGGAAGGTAGCGACAGTTCAGATGTAGAAGATGATATTCAAGAGGGTAAAAGGGAATGA